CGGCACGACCCTGCCGGAGGGCACCCCCGGCATGACCTGGCCCGTCGCGCCCGAGCCCGGTGGCTCCGGCCACCCGGCCGGAACGCATCTGCCGACGGACCTCCAGGGCACCGACTCGGGCGGCCGCGAACTGCAGGCCGTGCCCGAGGTGCCCCCCTTCACGGGCGGGCCGGTGTCCCCGGCCTCGGGCGTGCGGTTCGACCACCCGTCGGAGCCCGACGAGTACGTGCTGCAGGCGCCCGACCCACGCGTGGCCGACACCGCCTTTTCCGATGTCCCGATCCCGGCCGCTGCCGAGGGCACCAAGGTGTGCGTGGCGTGCCGGGCGGGCCGGGTCGACAGGGACGGCTACTGCGAGAACTGCGGGCACGCCCAGCCGCGCGAGCGCGACCACATGGAGCAGGACGCCGGCCCGGTCGCCGCCGTCAGCGACCGGGGCCTGCGCCACCACCGCAATGAGGACGCGTTCGGCCTCGGCTGCGCCGCGCTGCCGGACGGCTCGTCCGCGGTCCTGGCGATCGTCTGCGACGGCGTGTCCTCCGCGACCCGCCCGGACGACGCGTCGCTGGCCGCGTCCCGGGCGGCGAGCGAGGCGCTGCTGGCGGCCCTGCCGCTCGGCACGCACCCGCAGCAGGCGATGCACGACGCGATCGTCGCCGCTTCCCGCGCGGTCAACTCCCTGGCCGCCGAGCCCGCCACGGCCCTGGAGCAGCTCCCCCACCAGAACGCCCCCGCCTGCACGCTCGTCGGCGCGGTGGTGACCTCCGGTCTGCTGGTCGTCGGCTGGGTCGGCGACAGCCGCGCCTACTGGGTGCCGGTGGACCGCAGCGCTCCCCCGGCCCGGCTCACCGAGGACGACTCGTGGGCCGCGCAGATGGTCGCGGCGGGCCTGATGAGCGAGGCGGAGGCGTACGCGGACGAGCGCGCCCACGCGATCACCGGCTGGCTCGGCGCGGACGCCTACGAACTGGAGCCGCACACCGCTTCCTTCAAGCCGGACCGGCCGGGTGTGGTGGTGGTGTGCACCGACGGCCTGTGGAACTACGCGGAGGGGGCCGGGGAGATGGCCGAGGTCGTGCCGCTGGACGCCGCCGTGCGGCCCCTGCACAGCGCCCGTGTCCTGGTCGGCCACGCGCTCGACGGCGGGGGCCACGACAACGTAACAGTGGCCGTCCTGCCGTTCCCCGCGCCGCCGCAAGGGGCAGGATCGGTCTGAGGCATACGCCGCATACGGCTGCGTACGGCCGCACATCGGCCGGCTACGGCCGCGTACTGCCACGAACGGGGAAGTCGGGCGGACCGGAGGGGACCGGTCCGCCCACAGTCATCGCCTCGCCTCGGCGGGGTCTTCGAGGGGGATTTGAGTAGGCATGGCCAATTTCTCTAAGTCGAACGTGCCGCAGTTCTCGGTGGACGTGTACCAGAACGAGTACCTGCCCGAGGGCGGGCGCGAGGTCAACTCGATCGTCACGGTGACCGCCACCGGCGGCGGCACGGTCGGCAGCGCGGTCGCGGCACCCCACCTCTACTCGCCGGGGCAGGGACCGTCCGCGGCCGTGGCGATCATGGTCGACTGCTCGGGGTCGATGGACTACCCGCCGACCAAGATGCGCAACGCCCGGGACGCGACGTCCGCCGCCATCGACACCCTGCGCGACGGCGTGCACTTCGCGGTGATCGGCGGCACGCACCTCGCCAAGGAGGTCTATCCGGGCGGCGGCCGTCTCGCCGTCGCCGGCGCCACCACCCGCGACCAGGCCAAGCATGCCCTGCGCAAGCTCAGCGCGGGCGGCGGTACGGCCATCGGCACCTGGCTCAAGCTGGCCGACCGGCTGCTGTCCTCGGCGGACGTCGCCATCCGGCACGGCATCCTGCTCACCGACGGCCGCAACGAACACGAGTCGGCCGAGGACCTGAAGGCGTCCCTGGACGCCTGCGCCGGCCGCTTCACGTGTGACGCGCGTGGCGTGGGCACCGACTGGGAAGTGAAAGAAGTCACAGGGATCGCCTCCGCGCTGCTCGGCACCGCCGACATCGTCGCCGATCCGGCGGGCCTGGCCGCCGACTTCACGCGGATGATGGAGACGGCCATGGGCAAGGAGGTCGCGGACGTCGCCCTCAGGCTGTGGACGCCGGTGGGCACGACTGTGAAATTCGTCAAGCAGGTCGCCCCTACCGTCGAGGAGTTGACCGACCGCCGCACCGAGGCCGGCCCGCGCGCCGGGGACTACCCCACCGGCTCCTGGGGAGACGAGTCCCGTGACTACCACGTGTGCGTCGAGGTCCCGGCCGCGAACGTCGGCCAGGAGATGCTGGCGGCCCGGGTCTCCCTGGTCGTCCCGCAGTCCGACGGCACCGCCCAACCCCTGGGCGCCCAGGGTCTCGTACGGGCCGTGTGGACCGACGACATGGTCGCGTCCACGTCGATCAACCCTCAAGTCGCCCACTACACCGGGCAGGCCGAACTGGCCCAAGCCATCCAGCAAGGGCTCGATCTGCGCAAAGCCGGAGATATGGACGGAGCAACGGCCAAACTGGGCCGGGCCGTTCAGCTCGCGAGCGCCTCGGGAAACGCGGATACTGCGAAACTGCTTGCGAAGGTGGTGGACGTGGTCGATGCCGCGACAGGTACTGTGCGACTGAAGGCGAAGGTCGAGGAGGCCGATGAGATGACTCTCGAGACACGGTCGACAAAGACTGTTCGTGTAAAGAAGTAGACGTAGCAGGACCCTGG
The nucleotide sequence above comes from Streptomyces sp. NL15-2K. Encoded proteins:
- a CDS encoding PP2C family serine/threonine-protein phosphatase; translated protein: MMSQMPQQTALSRCPSCEEPLESGDRFCGACGYDLSAVPARPSDHPTVALNGTTLPEGTPGMTWPVAPEPGGSGHPAGTHLPTDLQGTDSGGRELQAVPEVPPFTGGPVSPASGVRFDHPSEPDEYVLQAPDPRVADTAFSDVPIPAAAEGTKVCVACRAGRVDRDGYCENCGHAQPRERDHMEQDAGPVAAVSDRGLRHHRNEDAFGLGCAALPDGSSAVLAIVCDGVSSATRPDDASLAASRAASEALLAALPLGTHPQQAMHDAIVAASRAVNSLAAEPATALEQLPHQNAPACTLVGAVVTSGLLVVGWVGDSRAYWVPVDRSAPPARLTEDDSWAAQMVAAGLMSEAEAYADERAHAITGWLGADAYELEPHTASFKPDRPGVVVVCTDGLWNYAEGAGEMAEVVPLDAAVRPLHSARVLVGHALDGGGHDNVTVAVLPFPAPPQGAGSV
- a CDS encoding VWA domain-containing protein, with translation MANFSKSNVPQFSVDVYQNEYLPEGGREVNSIVTVTATGGGTVGSAVAAPHLYSPGQGPSAAVAIMVDCSGSMDYPPTKMRNARDATSAAIDTLRDGVHFAVIGGTHLAKEVYPGGGRLAVAGATTRDQAKHALRKLSAGGGTAIGTWLKLADRLLSSADVAIRHGILLTDGRNEHESAEDLKASLDACAGRFTCDARGVGTDWEVKEVTGIASALLGTADIVADPAGLAADFTRMMETAMGKEVADVALRLWTPVGTTVKFVKQVAPTVEELTDRRTEAGPRAGDYPTGSWGDESRDYHVCVEVPAANVGQEMLAARVSLVVPQSDGTAQPLGAQGLVRAVWTDDMVASTSINPQVAHYTGQAELAQAIQQGLDLRKAGDMDGATAKLGRAVQLASASGNADTAKLLAKVVDVVDAATGTVRLKAKVEEADEMTLETRSTKTVRVKK